The Actinomycetota bacterium genome includes the window GCGGCCCGTCGACAGCCGGGGCTCGTCGACGGGCATGGTGTTGAAGCAGGTCAGGCCCTCGGCCCCACCGTCCACGGCGGCCCGGGCCAGCGCCACGACCTCGGCGGGGTCGTCCCCCGGCGGCAGCTTCACGAACAGCGGCTTCGTCGTGTGCGGCCCGAGGGCCTCCAGAACGCGGCTCAGATGCTCCCGCCGCTCCCGTGGCGACGCCCAGGCCAGGCTGGGGCTGCTCACGTTCAGCTCGATCCCTTCGGCGTGTGGCCCGACAAGCGCATGCGCGGCCAGGACGTCGTCCACCTCCTCGGCCGCCAGGCTCACGATGACCGGAGCGGTCTTGCGGTAACGGGCCATCCGCTTCGCGGCGAAGCCGGCGCCGCGGTTCGGCAGGCCCATCGCGTTCACGATGGCTCGGTCGCCCGGACGGCGGACGATCCGGGGCTTCGGGTTCCCCCGGCGCGGAGCCCGGGTCAGCGACCCCCCCACCGCGTACCCGAACCCGAGGTCGCCCAGCGCCGACAGGAACCGGCAGCTCTTGTCGAACCCGGCGGCCAGCCCCACCGGGTTCCGCAGCGGGATGCCGGCCATGGTGACGCCGAGGACGGGATCGTCGGCCACGCCCCCGATGGCCTTCCAGGGCAAGGGAAGCCGGAGCACCGTCCCGGCCACCCGATGGGCCGCCTCGGGAGGAAGGGCGAAGAACAGGGGGCGACCCACCGCGCGGTACAGGCCCATCGACGCCCTATGCTACCCGGGCCATGCCCGGCGACCTCGTCGATCGCCTCATCGCCGCATCGGAGCTCCACGGTGACTTCGTGCTGTCCTCCGGGAAGCGCTCCACCGTGTACTTCGACAAGTTCCGCTTCCTCACCGACCCGGCGCTGCTGCGCGAACTGGCCTCGGAGGTCCGCACGCTGGTCCCCGAGGGCGTCACCCACCTGGCCGCCCCCGAGGGCGCCGCCACGCTCCTGCTGGCCGCCGTCTCGCTGGAGGCGGGCCTGCCCATGGTGGTGGTCCGCAAGGAGCCCAAGGCCTACGGGACCCGGGCCCAGGTGGAGGGCGCGCTTCCCGACGGTGCCCGCGTGGCCCTGCTGGAGGACGTGAGCACCACCGGCCACCAGGTCGAGGCGGCGGCCCGGGCCCTGGAGGCCGCCGGAGCGCGGGTGGAGCTGATCATCCTGGTGATCGACCGGGGCGGCGCCGACTCGCTTGGCGCCGCCGGCTACCGCGTGGAGGCGGTGGCCTCGCTCCGGCCTCGCGACTGACCTTCCCGTCGCAGGAGCAGCGCCTCCCCCACCAGAGCCACCAGCAGCCCGATCCCCACCGGGCTGGCGGCCACGTACTGGAGCCCGCGGGGCAGCCAGTCCGGCGGCCCCGG containing:
- a CDS encoding orotate phosphoribosyltransferase; the encoded protein is MPGDLVDRLIAASELHGDFVLSSGKRSTVYFDKFRFLTDPALLRELASEVRTLVPEGVTHLAAPEGAATLLLAAVSLEAGLPMVVVRKEPKAYGTRAQVEGALPDGARVALLEDVSTTGHQVEAAARALEAAGARVELIILVIDRGGADSLGAAGYRVEAVASLRPRD
- a CDS encoding dihydroorotate dehydrogenase (quinone) produces the protein MGLYRAVGRPLFFALPPEAAHRVAGTVLRLPLPWKAIGGVADDPVLGVTMAGIPLRNPVGLAAGFDKSCRFLSALGDLGFGYAVGGSLTRAPRRGNPKPRIVRRPGDRAIVNAMGLPNRGAGFAAKRMARYRKTAPVIVSLAAEEVDDVLAAHALVGPHAEGIELNVSSPSLAWASPRERREHLSRVLEALGPHTTKPLFVKLPPGDDPAEVVALARAAVDGGAEGLTCFNTMPVDEPRLSTGR